A window from Moritella yayanosii encodes these proteins:
- a CDS encoding ATP-binding cassette domain-containing protein, with product MSQITIQAEDISIRFKDRLLFHIPHLKFGPQEAIYLTGANGVGKTTLLKILSGLQRPTTGKVNLQCNNWFARLFKSNAKNGVIYMHQTPYMFDTSVLDNVSYGLKFAIRGRQAQRSEAITALRMVGLETLANEHISVLSGGERQCVAMARAWVLKPSVLLMDESSASMDTESIERQVILAKDLLERGSTLVITSHQQNALTALCRRQWCISNNKLIERADLQLINKDKDHYAFG from the coding sequence ATGTCGCAAATTACAATTCAAGCAGAAGATATCTCGATCCGCTTTAAAGATCGGCTGCTTTTTCACATACCTCACCTTAAATTCGGCCCACAAGAAGCGATTTACCTCACCGGTGCCAATGGCGTAGGTAAGACCACATTATTAAAAATATTATCCGGTTTACAACGCCCAACCACAGGTAAAGTTAACCTGCAGTGTAACAACTGGTTTGCCCGTTTATTTAAAAGTAATGCTAAAAATGGCGTTATCTATATGCATCAAACACCTTACATGTTTGATACTAGCGTACTGGATAATGTCAGTTATGGTTTAAAATTCGCCATTAGAGGTCGCCAAGCACAACGAAGTGAAGCGATAACAGCCCTACGTATGGTAGGGTTAGAAACTCTCGCTAATGAACATATTTCGGTATTATCCGGTGGTGAGCGTCAATGCGTGGCGATGGCAAGAGCATGGGTACTGAAACCAAGCGTACTATTAATGGACGAATCGAGTGCCAGCATGGATACAGAATCCATCGAGCGCCAGGTGATACTCGCTAAAGATTTACTCGAACGTGGATCAACCTTGGTGATCACCAGCCACCAACAGAATGCGCTTACCGCACTTTGTCGCCGTCAGTGGTGTATTAGCAATAACAAATTAATCGAACGAGCAGATCTACAGCTCATTAACAAAGATAAGGACCATTATGCCTTCGGCTGA
- the mobA gene encoding molybdenum cofactor guanylyltransferase MobA has translation MPSAEQTSWVILAGGQASRMGGHDKGLVTLTGKAMIEHVIDTLSPQTNKIAINANRNQDSYRQYGDVFGDQLQGYQGPLGGIHAAILHLNNAEWIGFVPCDCPQLPSDLVTRMAAACEADTDIVVAHDGEHIQPVVTLLHRRILPKLEAFLANGDRKIILLYRQCNMLTVDFSDQPNAFVNLNTPAELQQFGQTK, from the coding sequence ATGCCTTCGGCTGAACAAACAAGTTGGGTAATTTTAGCAGGCGGACAAGCCAGTCGCATGGGTGGTCATGATAAAGGTTTAGTCACATTAACCGGCAAAGCCATGATTGAGCATGTCATCGATACGCTGTCGCCACAAACCAACAAGATCGCCATTAACGCCAATCGAAATCAAGATAGCTATCGCCAATACGGCGATGTATTCGGCGATCAATTACAAGGTTATCAAGGGCCTCTCGGTGGTATACATGCGGCAATATTACATTTAAACAATGCTGAGTGGATTGGCTTTGTACCCTGTGATTGTCCACAATTACCAAGCGATTTAGTCACCCGAATGGCGGCAGCTTGTGAAGCCGATACCGATATTGTGGTAGCCCATGATGGCGAACATATTCAGCCAGTAGTGACGCTATTACATCGTCGCATACTTCCGAAACTAGAAGCCTTTTTAGCGAACGGTGACCGTAAGATCATTTTACTGTACCGTCAATGCAACATGCTCACGGTCGACTTTAGCGATCAACCCAATGCTTTTGTAAACTTAAATACCCCTGCAGAACTGCAACAATTTGGACAAACAAAATGA
- a CDS encoding bifunctional molybdopterin-guanine dinucleotide biosynthesis adaptor protein MobB/molybdopterin molybdotransferase MoeA has protein sequence MSQIHASLPLLGFAAFSGTGKTILLEAILPKLVARGIRVAVIKHAHHDFDIDQPGKDSHRLRKAGASQMLISSRCRHALVTETPDQEATLPHLIAQLDQTQLDLILVEGFKKLSFPKIELHRAEVGKPWLHPTDHNIIAVAANVPIPASGSAPLAEKPPLPLLDINNLDQITDFVVSFIQGKVHATQLEQPQGLQCGDLTPPGMLSVAEGRERILGHIVPLTQSQTVNLKTALGHIVAHDVLSPVNVPQHTNSAMDGYAIRGDDLACASYEVVAHVMAGHSYDLPLEKGQAVRIMTGAAVPKFADTVVMREQAEQTDTALDNVIKTTVRFNLAMASIHPGQNVRQAGEDLALGQTAVAAGSKITAPELGMIASLGINQVTVKKPVRVAIFSTGDEVQHPGEAQQNNCIYDANRYTLHAMLTQAGCEVIDLGIIEDCEAALEATLQQGSEQADLILSSGGVSVGDADYIKTVLDKLGQINFWRINMRPGRPLAFGQINDTPFFGLPGNPVAVMVVFLQFVEPAIRKLQGITDWQPQVFNAIATERFRSRPHRTEYTRGIFSFDANGRLIVKSTGQQGSGILRSMSEANCLVEVLPEQTNAEIGDLVRIIPLQGRI, from the coding sequence ATGAGTCAAATACACGCATCACTCCCTTTACTCGGCTTTGCAGCATTTAGTGGTACAGGCAAAACCATCCTGCTTGAAGCCATACTACCCAAGTTAGTTGCACGTGGTATTCGTGTGGCCGTGATCAAACATGCGCATCATGATTTTGATATCGACCAGCCAGGCAAAGACAGCCACCGCCTGCGTAAAGCGGGTGCCAGCCAGATGTTGATTTCATCTCGTTGCCGTCACGCTTTAGTCACTGAAACACCTGATCAAGAAGCGACACTGCCGCACTTGATCGCCCAGTTAGATCAAACTCAACTCGACCTAATTCTGGTTGAAGGCTTTAAGAAACTCAGTTTCCCTAAAATTGAATTACACCGTGCCGAAGTGGGCAAACCTTGGTTACATCCAACAGACCATAATATTATTGCTGTTGCAGCCAATGTGCCCATTCCCGCGTCAGGATCAGCACCTTTAGCAGAAAAGCCGCCATTGCCACTGCTCGATATTAACAACCTTGATCAGATCACTGATTTTGTTGTGAGCTTTATTCAAGGTAAAGTCCATGCGACACAGCTTGAACAGCCACAAGGGTTACAATGTGGCGACCTAACACCACCAGGCATGTTATCTGTCGCCGAAGGACGGGAGCGTATTCTTGGTCATATTGTACCACTTACGCAATCTCAGACGGTTAATTTAAAAACAGCTTTGGGTCACATTGTCGCACATGACGTACTTTCGCCAGTAAATGTGCCACAACATACCAATTCAGCAATGGATGGTTATGCGATCCGAGGTGATGATTTAGCGTGTGCAAGCTATGAGGTTGTCGCCCATGTAATGGCGGGACACAGTTATGATTTACCCCTCGAAAAAGGCCAAGCAGTACGGATCATGACTGGCGCTGCAGTACCTAAATTTGCGGATACTGTCGTCATGCGTGAGCAAGCTGAACAGACAGATACAGCTCTCGATAATGTAATAAAAACTACGGTACGCTTTAATCTCGCCATGGCCTCCATCCACCCAGGTCAGAATGTCCGTCAAGCGGGTGAAGATTTAGCATTAGGACAAACCGCCGTAGCCGCAGGTAGTAAGATCACTGCACCAGAATTAGGTATGATAGCCTCTCTCGGCATTAACCAAGTGACCGTTAAAAAGCCGGTACGTGTTGCTATCTTTTCAACCGGTGATGAAGTACAGCATCCTGGAGAAGCACAACAGAATAACTGTATTTACGATGCTAACCGTTACACCTTACATGCAATGCTAACTCAAGCGGGCTGTGAAGTGATTGATTTAGGCATTATCGAAGACTGCGAAGCCGCATTAGAAGCGACATTACAGCAAGGCAGTGAACAAGCGGATTTGATCTTGTCATCCGGCGGTGTTTCGGTCGGTGATGCCGATTACATCAAAACCGTGTTGGACAAACTGGGACAAATCAACTTCTGGCGCATCAACATGCGTCCGGGTCGTCCGTTAGCATTTGGCCAAATCAACGATACGCCATTCTTTGGTTTACCGGGTAATCCAGTGGCGGTAATGGTGGTATTTTTACAATTTGTTGAACCTGCGATCCGAAAACTGCAAGGCATAACAGATTGGCAGCCACAAGTATTCAATGCTATTGCCACAGAACGGTTCCGCTCTCGTCCTCATCGTACTGAGTATACACGTGGTATTTTTAGTTTTGATGCTAACGGTCGTTTAATCGTGAAAAGTACCGGGCAACAAGGCTCAGGTATCTTGCGTTCGATGAGTGAAGCAAATTGTTTAGTTGAAGTATTACCTGAACAGACTAATGCAGAGATTGGTGATTTAGTTCGCATTATTCCACTGCAAGGACGTATTTAA